Below is a window of Microtus ochrogaster isolate Prairie Vole_2 chromosome 5, MicOch1.0, whole genome shotgun sequence DNA.
ATCTCTTATACAGGATGCATGACTCAGctctttttctttggcttttttgttaATTCTGAATGTTATGTGCTGACAGCAATGACCTATGATCGTTATGTGGCCATATGTAAGCCCTTGATGTATGCCATCCTTATGTCTCCTAGAATGTGTTTTCTACTGATGTTTGGGTCCTATTTGATGGGGCTTGCAAGTGCCATGGCCCATACTGGCTGTATGATTAGGCTCAGTTTTTGTGATTCCAATACCATCAACCATTATATGTGTGAAatcttccctcttctccagctCTCCTGTAGCAGCACCTATGCCAATGAACTTGTGAGTTCTCTTATTGCTTGCATAGTTGTCATTGTATCCGGCCTTGTTATCCTAACCTCATATATTTCCATCCTTTTAAATATTGTTCACATGTCATCAGCTACAGGTTGGTCCAAAGCCATGGGCACTTGTGGGTCTCACATTGTGACTGTTAGTTTATTCTATGGATCTGGGCTCCTTACTTATGTCAAGCCAGCATCTGCTGAATCTGTGGACCAGGGGAAATTTTTCTCAGTGCTTTATACTCTTGTGGTACCCATGCTTAATCCTCTCATTTACAGTCTCAGAAACAAGGATGTCAAACTTGCCACAAAGAGAACTGTGATGAGAATCAGAAGCTGGTGTGTTTTCAGTAGTCTCTGACTGCACTGTATGGTCTTTTCATTTATTCCCCATtacctttcttctatttttccttttctttcctttcaataTTATGATCAGAATTTCTactgtaacatacacacacacacacacacacacacacacacacacacacacacacacgcacaccagcTGTCATATAGCTTTGTGGCCTTTTCATGATTTGAGAGTACCCTGTAATCTCAAATTTAGACAATCTGATCTTCACTACCTGTAACAGTTGAAGACTTTCGTCTAACATATTTTCTATATCTAAAGGTAATActcttttgtattttctcttttatattttctctatttaaataaattcatggGTCTGTTTTGAGttctagaaattatatttttgaagCCAAAGGTGCAACATTGTATCACTATTCTTTAAATTCAGCTGTGGATTAATTCTAAggtaaacagattttttttttctaaaaaagaatagaatttatTTATGCCAAAAAGAACTGAAAGGGTTATGAAGGAACAGTTATGAAGGAACAGAGTTGTCTCATTGTGGGTTTAACTAAATAATGGAGTGTGAGAACAACAGAAGAACCATGTGGCCTGTAGAACAAGGCTTTAGTAGCCAAGTAGGAAAAGCAAATGCTCCCACAATAGCATTATTTTCAGGTTAGGTGATTAGAGGAAACTACAAAGTGACATTTCATCTTGTGTTTTTAGATTATTGATCATTATTTCAAGGATGATTAAGCTGAGTATTTGGTTCAAGCCTTCTGACAAAGCAGGACCAcatttctataaataatatataaactttAAGAAGCTTATTAGATGTTAAATCTTTCCTGTCAAGCAAAATTATTTGTCCATAATAAGATTAATAGAAAATTATGCACTAGAAAATCTTCTTATATGTGTCTAGTTCAGAAAGTATACTGTCATTTTCTATCTAAATTGCATAGGAATTCAAAGAACATACTTATTTTGGAGATATAATAGTCAAATAGCAATGATTATTAAAACTGTAATTATTGCATCCACTTGAAGATTATGATGTTTGAAATGTTCTAAAATAGTAGATTAGTAAAAAGAGCAAGTTAAGAACTTTaattaaacttaattaaaattattgGTATTAGGTATTGAAccataaatattcataataatatttttatgtatatactatatatatatacagtatatatgctttatacatatacagtataattTTTTAAGCAAATTATGAATTACTGGTAtgtacttggtttttttttcatttgtcatAGTACCTGATTAAATATGGTACTAAAATGGTTTGGTTTAAATTTTGATAAGAAGATACAGTTTAGCAGATTTATAGAGTGATTATTAAAGGCTCTGACTATGTTGCATAAAGCTCTATTTCCAGGAAAAATTGGGACTTAGCAAATATAGAATATGAAGCACAGGATTAGAATGTACTATTTGGCCTAAGTGTGAAATCATAGTCAGAGTATAGCCAGGTATAAAAACTATGAACACATAGTGTAAGTTTAGTTTTATTAAGTCAAATAGATTGATTCTACAGGTGTAATTATTTATATCAACATGGAAAATGAACTGATTAGGCTTTTAATCATCTGACATTTAATAAAGTTATGGATAAACTATTATAATTTGATAATAGCTATAGataagtaattaaaattataatttaaaagctAATATTGAAAGAAATTTGatgaaagataatttttaaatataaactcaTTTCATATTAGTGAATTCTAGAAGCACTGTACATGTGCTTGTTAAAATATGGTCATAGTCTACTTATCTAATTTGTGctttattgtatcttcatttACATAATTGAAATGGGAAATTTGGTTTGATAACTCCATATTAACTAATGTTAAGTGCATAGTAAAaccattttaaactaaaatattaattacattGCTTATTATATCTCAGGTGTCATAAATATATCAGGCAACATCTTCAGGCTTACCAGTCAAGGAAAATGTGAAATTTGAAACCTCATGATTATCCCCCTCTCAACAACTACTGACtgcttgtagctcttcatctagaagTGAAGCCTTGTGTTTCAACATGTTGGCATGTTGAAAAGATGCTGTCATTACACTCATGTTTAGAAAATTGCCTCTGAGATTTTATGGGTGCAGTTTTCCAGTCATATCTAGAAGATATCATCTACCTACAGGTATCCCGATCTTCTAGCTCATTCCAACCACTCCACCATGACCGTCTCTGAGACATAGGTGTAGAGGTTGCATTGCAGATATACCAGTTGGGTTTGATATAATTTTCTCTGGTTTTGACCAGTTTCAGATCTTTGTAATAGTTACCATCTCCTGCAACAGAAATTTCTTTGATAAAGAATgagaactaaaaaaataatacttcTAATTGCAGAATCCAGAGGGATTGATGATATCACATGAGAACACAATCtacaaaattaattaatcagGTTTCATAAgcactcacagagactaaagtgaCAACCATGGAGCCTGCAGGTGTTTATGCTAATTcctatgcatatatgttatggttgtgtaacTTAGTGTGAGACCCCTAAGAATGCTATTTCTCCTTTAGCTTGCATAGCATTCTGTTACTATTATGGCTAGTACCTCTAGAACACACTAACACAGCTTAAGAGAGAAATTTAGAGCTACATttgactttattaaaaaaataagaaagcaaataaatgacTCAATGATGCAACTCAGGAATTTCAAAAACTtaaacaaatcaaaccaaaaaccaGCCTGtgggaaaagattaaaaaaatgaatcatcAATTAATAAAATAGGAACAAATGAGGCAATATGAAGAATCAATATATCTAAGAGCTGGTTCATTGAGAAGATAAACCAGATTGACAAATCGTTTGTCTgattaatgaaatgaaaaaaatcagaaaactcaAATTAACATAATCTCAAATGCATAGGGGAACATTaggatggacatcaaagaaattCAGATTATAAGAATAATTTCAAAAGTTATATTTCTTTAacatagaaaccctaaataaaaaTGGATAATTTCTATCTTCACCCAAATTACCAAGATTAAATCAATAAGAGATAAACATATTAAGAGAACagacccctcacacacacacacacacacacacacacacacacacacacacacatacaaacacacaaagagagacaaatagatacaaaaaaaCTTCATGTAATTGGAAAGGTTAATATTCAAGCAAAGATCATTAATTCAAACCATTGCCCAAACAATTTGAAACACAAGAAATCTACAAAAGCACTTAGtgagtttgtttcattttgaccATATACTATTGGACATCGAGCCTACCCATGTAGTTTATATACCCAGGGAAACTTAATCAAAAGAAACTAATAAgtctaaaattattaattaaaataaaaactaaaagaacacTTCTAAGCTTTCTTTATGACTCCAGTAACACTCTTATATTAAAATCAGTTAAAGATATAACAAAAAAGAACACTATATCCctaataaacataaaatcaaaatatctcaATAATACACTTGCAAATCAAACACTGGCACATACTTCTCAGTGTGCATTTGTTTGTCATATTTCTCTAGTTTTTCCTAAAGTCCTGCTTGTGTTTTGGTGTCTCAGTCAGATACCACCTTGATATTACGATGACCTCAGGTTCTGTTCTTAGTGATTGTTACCAACTTCTATTTCAGACATTTTGAAGGACTATGACAACTGCAAGTAGCATTATGCATTTTGTAGGACATCTCTAAATTGAGATTTATGTTGGCCTCATAATTAGAATGGGTATAtgtgattttaaattttgagtgTTTTTATTTCAGACATTATACTCATGATATCTATAAGATCAAAAGGAAATGCTTCACATTTAAATAGTCTGTTCTcaattgaaattttctttttttcttaaacataaaaatCCACTGAAAATAGTTCTTTTCTGGAATATTAGTTTCAGATGGGTTACATtaatttatgctgtggaatatttgttgaatgatgcaaagatgtgtagtattcttttatattttgttaaactCTGTAGAGCTTTGTTTCTTACCAAGactaaaacacctgattagtaaaataaagaactaaatggccAAGAGCAAGGGATTATAAAAGATAGGCAGGTGTGGCAAACAGAGAGAATACATATGAGGGAGataagagaagaagagaagaaaaggagaaggagactgGGACCCCAGGGTCCATTCAAACAGCCAGGAAACCAGGTACAGAATAagaacaatgaggactgctgagaaatcaagaacaaggacactggattttgatcctactgcacgtactggctttgtaggagccaaggcagtttggatg
It encodes the following:
- the LOC101996753 gene encoding olfactory receptor 143-like, producing the protein MLIQAQYMKQMAVENDSLITEFVFMGLTDQPSLQLPLFFMFLLNYTATVIGNLSLMILICLNSHLHTPMYFFLFNLSFVDFCYSFVCTPKMLMGFVSEKNIISYTGCMTQLFFFGFFVNSECYVLTAMTYDRYVAICKPLMYAILMSPRMCFLLMFGSYLMGLASAMAHTGCMIRLSFCDSNTINHYMCEIFPLLQLSCSSTYANELVSSLIACIVVIVSGLVILTSYISILLNIVHMSSATGWSKAMGTCGSHIVTVSLFYGSGLLTYVKPASAESVDQGKFFSVLYTLVVPMLNPLIYSLRNKDVKLATKRTVMRIRSWCVFSSL